A window of Juglans regia cultivar Chandler chromosome 7, Walnut 2.0, whole genome shotgun sequence contains these coding sequences:
- the LOC108991838 gene encoding protein EARLY FLOWERING 4-like, which produces MSTPDSSISAAESSMDLPSNHKKTLTTTGESADESGDGEVWDAFNQSFRQVQTVLDRNRSLIQQVNENHQSRIPDNMVKNVALIQEINDNISKVVSLYSDLSSNFSTLFHQRTAKSGSEDKTSSPQA; this is translated from the coding sequence ATGAGCACACCCGATTCCTCCATCTCCGCCGCCGAGTCGAGTATGGACCTCCCATCCAACCACAAGAAAACCCTAACTACCACCGGAGAATCGGCGGACGAAAGCGGCGACGGCGAGGTGTGGGATGCCTTTAACCAGAGTTTCCGGCAAGTGCAGACGGTGCTGGACCGGAACCGATCGCTGATCCAGCAAGTGAACGAGAACCACCAGTCGAGAATCCCGGACAACATGGTCAAGAACGTGGCCCTCATCCAAGAGATCAACGACAACATCTCCAAGGTCGTCTCCCTCTACTCCGACCTCTCTTCCAATTTCTCCACCTTGTTCCATCAACGCACTGCCAAGAGCGGCTCCGAAGACAAAACCTCAAGTCCCCAGGCCTGA